The Bubalus bubalis isolate 160015118507 breed Murrah chromosome 2, NDDB_SH_1, whole genome shotgun sequence genome includes the window CATTTTAAACAGAATCATCAGGAAGAGGCCCTGAAGCGCTAGAGAAGTGGCGGGAAAGAGACAACGAGAAGGACACTCGCTTACAGTCAGAGCTGAGCATCTCCTTGACCAAGCCCAGCGGGGAACATGTGTGTCGAGCGGCTGACTCCTCCCACCCTGTCCCAGAACATGCCACAAAAAATGTGGGTTTGCAGATTTTAGCAAGGAGGCAAATTCACAAAGACGGAATCTGCAAATAATAAGGGTCCACTGAATGGGTTGAGTAAAATAATGTGCatgactttttttaaatgaaattcccaccccaccccctttacCTGACTTTGCTCGAGGAGCCTGCCTCCAGCAGATGGAGCGCGCCCTGCTGTCTTCCGTCGCTGAGCGGGGACAGGGCCTCGACTTCCAGTGTGATGGGGCCATCACACACTCCCTGGGTTGCTAGGGGGCTGTGAGCTTAGATGTTGCGAGGTCCTGGTGCTGGTAAAGATTAATTGTAAATACTCTGCAAATATTCTACACAAAATATATGTCGTCAGTGGTAATGGTTAACTAGGAGGAGGGAGCCATCGTAGACCTCAGGTGAGACGCCCAAGGGCCCGCCACAGACAGCTCCCTGTCTTCCTTACCTCTCACCTCACCTACCAGAGAAGGCACAGACCAGCTTCCAGGCCGTACCTTCACCTGCTCCAGGCCTAGACAGGACAGAGAGGAAAGTTGATGATgtggggtcgggggaggggggcagtgggGCGGGAGAATCTGAACAGTGGTAGGAAGCAGGGTCCGGGGACACGGAAGCTGCGCTGTGCCGGCCACAGCTGCGAGATCGTTCCACACCTAAAGGCATCAGGCTCCCTGCGGCCATCACTGCCCCCAGGCCTTTATCACCGTTGGTGAGCTTAAGCAGCAGCCCCTCGAGATGGGGTTGTGTTCCGAGTGGCTCGCGGGCACCCACTGTGCTAAATTTAACAGAATGATAACACTGAATCTCAACAGTGAGAGGCTAGGCGTGTCAAGAGGGTGGGAGGGTGGAGACACAGGACCACGATGGCTGGGCCATCACGGCCCGACACAGGAGTGGAGCTGCACAGACTTGGCGCTGCCTTggtgccacctgtgaagctcaGCCGCTTCACAGGTGATGCGTCATCTTTGGTTTGCAGAGAATTTCAAAGCCAAAAGAGTTTCCCCTCAGGTGTGTGCAGTGTCAGCTCAGGCAGGTTGCTGTGCCCCTCTGTGCCCCAGGTTCCTTCTCGAAAGGCAGGGAAAAGACCTGCCTGGGATTTCTGTGGGAGCACGTGCGGCTGTATATGTGGTTGGAAAGAGGTGCTGTCCAGGGGGACTGCCTGTGATCCTGGGAGCACCCCAGGTCTACACTGCCTGACACGGCTGAGCCTGTGAGACGGACCCCTGTGACTGGGGATGTTTCGGTTCCATTTAAATGAGGCTCTCATGGCGTCTGTATGCAGTGCAGGTCCAGAGGGTGTGGGTGATGTCCTCATGGTGGTTGGGCTCAGTGAAGACCTAGGAGCCTGATCTGAAACGTGGCGGAAACGGAGATACCATTATATTATGAAGTGGTATTTGTGATGCATCCATGTGGCCCAGGCCAGGTCAGGTGTATGCGATCGTCTCTGAGGTGGAGCATGACATTTCTCTTCTGGTGGAGTGCATTTGTAAGAGCCTTCTAGGGTAGGGAGCCAGTTTGGTGGCAGGGGAGGGTGGGCACGTGAACAGGGCTGGCATCTCGGCTTTGCTGCTTCCAGGCTGCGTGGCCTCCACCGCGTGGCCTCCACCGCGTGGCCAGCTGTTGTCGCGCCTCCGTGTTTCCCTCTGGAGGATGAAGGTCAGGGGGTGTGCTGCCTCTGTGGGTGCCCTCGGGAGCTGTAGTTACTACTCAGAGGCCAGGGGCATCGCAGCGGGACTGCACGGCCACCGTCACCCACTCCAGTTGCGATGGAGGGCTCGATCACCGTTTCCCCCGGTCACACATCAGGGATGCTGCTGTGACGGCTCCAGCTGCTGTGGAAATCCGCGTTTTCTGGCTTCCGAACATTTCTGATCATCAGAATCCACGGAGCTGGGGGTGGGATGTGTTCACTCCACGTGATGTAAATGCAGGTTAGAGCAGGTGGCCTCAGGTTCCCAGCCCTGTTCACACCTGTGCCGTCTGCACAGACGGAGTGCCGGGGGCCGGGaggacctcttttttttttttttaaggagtttgGTGTCGCTCAGCGGGAGCTGGTTGGCTTCTTGACATCACAGCCTCTTTATTTTGCTCGCTTGAAATGAAGCAGGAGGAAACCCCACGCGGCTGCCGGACGGGCAGCGCCACAGCCGCGGCCGCCGCCTCACGGCCTGTGCTCTCTCCTGGCAGGTGCGACGTCTGCTGCGTCACCTTTCGCACACACCGCGGCCTGCTGCGCCACAACGCACTGGTCCACAAGCAGCTCCCCAGGGACGCGGTGGGACGGCCTTTCATCCAGAACAACCCCGCCATCCCCGCCGGCTTCCACGATTTGGGCTTCACCGACTTCTCCTGTCGGAAGTTTCCCCGCATCTCTCAGGTACGCCATCGGCCAAGGCGGGACCCAGCTTCCCCACCGAGGCGGGCTGTCCTTAAGACTCGCTGCCCTTTGGGCTCGGTCTGCCCCTCACAACCCTAGCTGAATTGAGTCTGTATTGTTAACAGTGGTTCTTTAACATGCATATCACGGCTAAATATCTCTGGCATTGTAGTTTCTGTTCAAATGTTCTGGGTCATTCTTAGCCTGAGCTGCATTCCTTCTCTGCTTATAAAATACCTGCCAAAGCTACTTTGGCGgtcattctttcaaatttttaaaaatcgagGTAAAAGATACCAACAGTGAAATTCTTCAGAAGCCCCAGGCTCAGTGTCTTATTCTGTATGTATACACTCATGTGCATGCATCTGTGTGCACACACCCACATGTACACGCATGCATACATCCGCGTGTGTACCCACGTCTATACGCTCTTGTAGCCCCAGCTGCCACCCCCTCATTCTCCCTGGATGCCCTTTCCAGGCGGTGCCTGTCGCCCACAGTCAGAGGAAGCCCAGTCTCCACTGATGGCAGGGAGTTACCATCATTTAGGTTTGTAGGGACCACGTTTTTAAAGAGAGAACCCAGCCTCTGTGGTGGTGGTACTTCATGGCACTTTCCTGCCACTCTGCCCAGAGGCCCTGGAGACTGCCTCCCTCATTGGGCAGCTGGGGTTCCTAAGGTGCTTTGTAGCTGGTGCTCCTTTCTCAGGCCGAGGGGTGTTCGCgggcaggggagggtgggctCCCCTGGGACTGGGATAAGGGCCTGGCCAGGCCTGCAGCGCAGCCGGGAGCAGTTGCTGACTCCTCTCTGCCGGCTTCCCCGCAGGCCTGGTGTGAAACGAACCTGCGCAGGTGCATCAGTGAGCAGCACCGCTTCGTCTGCGACACGTGCGACAAGGCCTTCCCCATGCTCTCCTCGCTCGCCCTGCACAAGCAGACGCACATGGCTGCCAACCAGAGCCCGGATCGGCTGCAGGCCAGGGCCCCGCCGGGCAACGACCTGGACCAGAAGGTCTTTCTGGCGGTGCTGGGGCTGCAGCACGCGGAGGACATGCGGCCTGCGCCGGCGGAGGAGCCGCCGCCAGACGACAACCAGGCGATCCAGCTCCAGGCACTGCGGTGCCAGCTACCTCAGGAGCCCGGCTGCGCCGGCCTGCTCAGCCTGGCCCCCTTCGACGCCGCTGCCCTTGGCGGGGCGCTTGccgtcctcccggccgccgcggACAGCGTGAAGCACCTGGCCCTGCAGCCCTTCCAGAAGGGCTTCATCATCCAGCCCGACAGCAGCATCGTGGTGAAGCCCATCTCCGGGGAGCCGGCCATCGAGCTGGCGGACATCCAGCAGATCCTGAAGATGGCTGCGGCCGCGCCGCCCCAGGTTGGCCTCCCGCCGCTGGCCAAGGCGCCCTCCGCGCCACTGCAGGCCGTCTTCAAGCACATGCCCCCTCTGAAGCCAAAGCCCCTGGCCGCACCGCGCACGGTGGTGGCCACCTCCACGCCCCCACCCCTGGTCAACACCCAGCAGGCCTCCCCCGGCTGCGTCAGCCCTAGCCTGCCCCCGCCGCCGCTGAAGCTCCTCAAGGGCCCGGCGGAGGCGGCCCCCGCCGCCCACCTGCTGCCGCCCAAGTCGGGGGCGCAGCTCTTCCTGCAGCCGCCGCGCCTCGAGCTGCCTGGCCAGGCTGAGGTGAAGACACAGCTGGAgcaggacagcctcctggaggcGCTGCTGCCGCTGAGCGTGGAGGCCAAGATCAAGCAGGAGATCGCGGAGGGGGACCTCAAGGCCATCGTGGCGGGCCCCGGCGGCAAGAAGGCGCCGGCCGTGCGCAAGGTGCTCTACCCCTGCCGCTTCTGCAGCCAGGTGTTCGCCTTCTCGGGCGTGCTGCGCGCGCACGTGCGCTCCCACCTGGGCATCTCGCCCTACCAGTGCAACATCTGCGACTACATCGCCGCCGACAAGGCCGCGCTCATCCGCCACCTGCGCACGCACAGTGGCGAGCGGCCCTACATCTGCAAGATCTGCCACTACCCCTTCACAGTCAAGGCCAACTGCGAGCGGCACCTGCGCAAGAAGCACCTCAAGGCCACACGGAAGGACATCGAGAAGAACATCGAGTACGTGGCGAGCAGCACGGCCGAGCTGGTGGACACTTTATGCTCCCCCGACACCGTGTGCCGGCTGTGTGGCGAGGACCTGAAGCACTACCGTGCGCTCCGCGTCCACATGCGCGCGCACTGCGGCCGCGGCCTGGGCGGCTGCCCCAAGCCCCGCAAGCCCTTCGAGTGCAAGGAGTGCAGCGCCGCCTTCTCGGCCAAGCGCAACTGCATCCACCACGTGCTCAAGCAGCACCTGCACGTGCCCGAGCGCGACATCGAGAGCTACGTCCTGGCGGCCGACGGCCTGGGCCCCGCCGACACGCCCGCCGAGGCCCCGGGCCGCGCCGACGAGGGCGAGCGCAAGCCCCTGGCCGCCTTCTTGGAGCCCCAGAACGGCTTTCTTCCCGCGGGCCCCGCCCAGCCTCTGCCCGCGCACGTTGCCGTCAAAGTGGAGCCCGCCAATAACCTCGCCGCTGACTTCAACGAGCCCCTGGACTTCTCCCAGAAGGGCCTGGCCCTGATCCAAGTGAAGCAGGAGAACGCGGCTGCCTTCCTGAGCCCCTCCGCCCCCTACGATTGCTCCATGGAGCCCATCGACCTGTCTATCCCCAAGAACTTCCGGAGAGGAGACAAGGACGCGGCTGCTCCCGGGGAGGCCAAGAAGCCTGAGCAGGAACCCGGGAGCAGCGAGCAGGCCTCCCCGGGCCCACCAGCCTGCCCCACGCTGCCAGCGGCCTTGGGCGCCAGCGGGCCCCTGGAGAAGCCAGGGGTCCCTGCCGCGGCATCCTCGGCGGCCAGCCCTCTGGAAGCCGCAGCGCTGCCCCTGCAGGGCCCCGTTCAACTCGCCGTGCCCCTCTATTCCTCAGCCCTGGTCAACAGCTCTCCGCTCTTGGGCAGCTCAACCCTCGGCAGCCCGGCCTTGCTGCGGCCGCTGCGCCCCAAGCCCCCCCTGCTCTTGCCAAAGCCTCCCGTGACAGACGAGTTGCCCCCACTGGCCTCCATCGCCCAGATCATCTCATCTGTGTCCTCGGCCCCCACCTTGCTGAAGACCAAGGTGGCCGACCCGGGGCCGGGAGGAACCAGTGGTACTGCTGCGGCCTCAGATGGCATCGGGGGTGCCCTCCCCAAAGCCACCACCGACATCACCAGCCCAAAAGAATCCAGTGACTCACCCCCCTCTGCCAACAGCCCAGAGGCAGCCTCACCCACTGAGCAGGGACCAGCCGGCTTGTCGAAGAAGAGAGGCCGGAAGAGGGGGACACGGAGCCGGGCACGCAGCAGCGGCGGGGTGGACCTGGACTCCAGCGGGGAGTTCGCCAGCATCGAGAAGATGCTGGCCACCACGGACACCAACAAGTTCAGCCCGTTTCTGCAGAGCGCGGAGGACGACGCCCAGGACGAGGTGGCCGCAGCCCCCGCAGACCACAACGGGCCCAGCGATGACGAGCAGGGCAGCCCTCCCGAGGACAGGCTGCTGAGGGCCAAGCGCAACTCATACGCCAACTGCCTGCAGAAGATCAATTGCCCGCACTGCTCGCGGGTCTTCCCCTGGGCCAGCTCCCTGCAGAGGCACATGCTGACGCACACCGGTAAGAGAGTGGGGCGAGGAGTGGGAGCCACGGcggccctcctccccacccgaCTCCCAGCTTGCCCTCCTCTTCAGTCCCAGGAGTTGGGGGGCTTGCTTGATGGCCCAAGAGTCTGTAACCAGAATGGCCTGTCTCCGTCATCTGGGCCCCCAAGGGCGTCTGGAAAAGGGAGGTGTTGGGGGTGTTTTCAGGTGCGGTGGTCCTGGGCCATCTTGTCCCTTGGTTGGGAGAAGGCAGCTAGGGGAACAGGGACTTTGACAGAAGAATTTGCATCCCATCCTCAAGGCAGCTTTTAAAACTGCAAACATTCTGTGACGTTCTTTTGACTGCTGTGTATTCTAAAGGGAGATATTGCAGATTGTGCAGCCACTTTTCAGTTCAATGAGGCAATCACACCTTCTCCTAGTTATCATGATCATCAGTGTCAGACTAGTTttagaatttaaacatttttttacttGTACTAAGGTGGATTGTTCCAGAGAAACATGCGAATATATTCTTCTAAGTAACAGGTTTAAGTTGTCAAACAGATAGCCccaaagtatttttcaaatgttttcatatATTATAAAGAGAAGTTTAAGATAAGAAACACACTTTAAATAATTTGACTCCAGGTAGTTAATGGTCAAGTGACCAAGCAACTTCCATCTTAATTCTGAGTCACTGAAGATTCAAACAGGATTTATGTCTTTGAACTAAGGGCAGTTTGGGTGAGATTCTTAACCTTTTGGAGATGACCACCCAAATATAAAGTGATCGGACCTGAAACAGAACAAAAGAGTTGTACGGTACAAGATTGCCAGATAAAACACAGGACCCCAGTTAAGTCTTGGATTTCAAATAAGCAACAGATGGTTTTTAGCGTATGCATCTCCCATGCACTGTTTGGGGTAGGCTGAAGGGGGAcatggggagggggcagcagagccGTTGCGGGTGACGGGGGCCCTGGGGGGCTTCAGGAGGAAAGTGTTTCTTAGAAGGCACCCCCCACGGCAGTCTCTCTTGCCACCCTGTTGGGGTGGTGCCCGCCTGTCATCTGCAGGGTCTCTGAGAAGTGAACACTCCTCTTCCGACTTCTCAGCAGCCAGCTGGTCGGGTCTGAGGAGCTGGCGCTGCCCGCCCACTCACTCCTCCCCCGGCGCCCCGGGCCCAGCAGGTCCCCCCGACTCTCAGACGTTCTGTTCTCTTCCCGGCAAGCCCACAGTCTCCCTGAGAGGACCGTGCGGCCGGTACTTCCTCTCCAGACTTGTGCCAAGTCTCTGTAGGCGTCTGGTAGAAGTTCCCTTCAAGTGCCCAAGCGTCCTCTTGGTTTACGATTTGGAGGCGGGGGCACGGagcaggggagaggggagtgggagACGGGGCAGGTGGGGGCAGGCAGGACCTTGTTTTCCCTGCTCAGTCACCGCACCCCCGAGCGCTCTGTCCCTGTCTGTCTGCCCTGTGTTGCTGCTGTGGGCATCGCGGGCCTCGTCTCTGGAGGGCGGAGCAGCTGTCCAGAGCTGGTCTTGGTGACAGGCCATGAGGGCCATGCTGTCCCCATCTTGCCCGGAGGAGACCGGGGCCCAGGGCGGGTTGAGTGATTTGCCTGCAGGCGTTCAGTGGTGGTCCTGGGTTGGGAGCCTGGCCGGGTCCCCTGCCGCCGCCCCTGCCCTGTCTGAGGATATGGGGGCCGTGTGTGTCCTGACCCATCCCCAAGGCACAGGATGGGGAGGTGGTTTGAGACAAGGTGCAGCATGGCTGTGGACCCCGAGCTGCTGACAGGATGGTGTTAGCCACACACTTCGGCCCAGACAGAGGCCGGCGCCCCCGTGGGCTCAGTTACCCTCCTCTGCTGTTTCACAGCCTCAGCTTCCAGAGGCAATCTCTGCATCAAGCTGCCTAGTGATTTTAGAGAGTGTTCAGCAGCAGGGACagggaattccatcatctctgcaGGATCTCCCAGACATGTTTGCAGGCCATCCCGCCACCTAAACAGGCAGCATTAAGCAGCCCAGAGGCTGAGTGTCCAGCTGGGGGTTCACTGTTGCTCAGGCAAGGGGCGTGTGGTCGCAGCCCTCTCTGCGTGACTCGGGTTCTAGGAACCGTGTCTCAGGAGGAAGCTGGCATGGCTGGTGCACTTCGTGACCTGGCGTGGTCTCCACTCACAGCTGCTTCCTCCTTCCGCTCCTCTGCTGGCCCGAGGCATCTAGTTGAGGGGAGCCGCCCTGGTTCCTTCCTTCTCAGCCTGACCAGTCCGCCTCTTCAGAAGATGGCTCACTGGTTTCCGCCTTTTCCCCTCGTGCGCATCCCGTGTGTTTTCAGGCTACAGGTACAAGAGACAGTGCCAGAAAATGGTTCATTTCAGCCCCACCCAACTTCCTCCTGCTGAAATGGAGCGTCGGGACCCTGTGAGGGCTGAGGTGCCTCCAGCTCTGCCGGTCCTAGTCCCTGGCCTCACCCGCTTCCTCGTGGTTCGTCTCACTGATGTTTCTTCCAGCCTGGATCCCACCTACCTTTCCCACCCTCTGTTCACAGATACTGCGTTGGGGCTGGAATCTGTGGGATGCACGCCTCAGTGTAGAGTGCGCTCCCAGTGGGATGCACACCTCTGTGGAGAGCGCGCCCAGTGGGATGCACGCCTCTGTGGAGCGCGCGCCCAGTGGGATGCACGCCTCTGTGGAGAGCGTTCCCAGTGGGATGCGCACCTCTATGTGGAGAGCGCTCCCAACCTCGCTGGGGTTTGACTGCTTTTCACCTTCTTAGGCGGCAGCTCTGGGAGCGTCTTCCTGGCCAGCCCTGCGTCGTCTCTGCCCAAGCCTGAAAGAAAGAGACCTGGGGCAGTAGGGCGATGGAGAGCTGGCTGAGGGGGTAAAGCCAGGTCATCACACTTACTCTGGGTGTTCACCCTTGAttccctcctgccctgcctgccAGACAGCGCCATGTGCCTCTTGtaaaatttttctcttcatttcttggcTGTTCCGACACCGCGAGTGTGGGTCGCAGGGTGTCATAGGTCTTTGGTGCAAAGGTGCATTTGGTGTCAAAGGTCTTTGGTGCCTGTGGTCACAGGTGCGCTTAGAAACAGCCCTGCTAACGCAGTCTTCTGTGGCTGTTACCAAATGGGTAAAATCATCAGATACCTTCCGCATGGGTCACCAGTCAGCAAGGCTTTTCTGAAGACTGCAACAATAAAATACGAGaagggtttttgttttcctctgtccgTGCGTCTGGAGGGCACGCTGCTATTTAAAATGGGTGACTTATGCAGTGAAAGGGGGACTTTTAAAGACTCCTGTTGGTTGTCACTTTGGGAATCTTCCTAATTGGATACAGTACTTCCAGGTCATTGAGTTGGTTTCTAAACTTAACCTTAGCATGAATCTTCCTCATCATGAGATATCCGCCTGGCTCTTGAAACCGGCTGTAAAAGTGAAGCGTTTACCAGTGTGGAGATCGTAGGGTACCTCATATAGTAGGGAGAAGCAAGAAGCCAGCCGCTCTGTGTGAAATCAAGACCCAGATTACAGCTCACAGTCACAGCTTCTGACTTGTTTTCTTCTCAGGCCTGTTTCTCGTGTTTTCACACTGGCCTGACTCAGGGAGACTGTGATTGTTGCCTTTGGAGAATGAAATGTTAAAGGGAAAATATTGTCTTCTTCCTTACAACAGAGCctaaataattattaaacattAGGTTTGACATTTGGTGAAAAGAAGTAATTTgaagggcacacacacacacacacaaagaaaacattaaaatacctGACAACTCGTCTTCACACAAAAAGCATGATTTTTTTAACATgggaatttttataaatttagcaCAAAACATCTGGAAGGTTTGCGAAGCAAGGGTTCTCCAGTTCATCCTCTCAGGCCCACGTGGAGCTCCCTAGAgtgactgtttttaaaatttgcggctgtgctgggtcttcattgctgtgcacgagcttttctctagtcgcagcGCGCGGGCTGCTCTCCGGTCCTGAGGCGCTGGCTCCTTGCTGTGCTGgcctctctggttgcagagcgCAGGGTCAAGGCGTGTGGGCTCGGGAGGTGGCTGCTGGactccagagcgcaggctcagtggttgtggccctAGGACCTCATTGCTCAGCATGTGTGTGGGaccttcccggaccagagatcgaaccccagtctcctgcactggcaggcggattctttaccgccaaacccccagggaagccctgcacatGACTAGTTTCTGATTCCACTTACCCGTCCTTCTAATTGCACTGTCTTTGATGGTTCTAGACATCTGTATTTAAAAATCTCTACCAGCAGTCTGGAACCATCTCTCAGAAGGGAGTGGACGTCCCTTTCTTTGGCTACAGCTGATGCTCAAACTTGGGCTGTGGATTCAGGCAGTGCGAGCCCTTCCTGTCCTGGGAATCTCGGCGCCAGGCCCATGTTGTCCATTCTCCGTGTGTGGGCTTGTGTGCCTTCACCGGCTCTGGGGCCTGGTGATGCGCGTCGGGATCGAAATGGAAGGCCAGCCCCCATCGGCGGGTCGAGGGAGCAGTGCTGGCTGGCTGCCTGCTGTGTCTTgcggaggggtgggggggtgcgcggagggtgtgtgtgtctgtctgactggggtgtgtgtgtccaACCAGGGCAGCCGTGGGGTCATGAGATAGCAGCGAGGCCTGTTTGTTGCTATACAAAGCCTTTTCCCAGTGACCTTGGAACGTGGCAGCTGGGGAAAGCAGAGGACTCCAGTGAGGCAGGAGATGATAGCACGCCCCGTGCCCTGAAGCCCAcgccctcccttccctgcccccctcttctttccttctcttcctcctcactcTGTGCCCTGGCTCTGCCATGCGTCCATCCTTGCAGGCGCAGATCAGGCGCCGTGGAGCCCCCAGAAGGAATCCTAACGGAAGGAGGGGGCGCTGGTCACAGCAGATAGTGGCCAGGTCAGGCAGGTTGGGGGGGCACTCGGGGACCCAGCTTCTTCACACTCGGGGTGCTGAGTGGAGCACGTGGTCTCTGGGGAGACTCGTCCCTGCTGGCCCCTCATCTCCCACCGGCAAGAGTGTAAAGTGAAGGGGCAGACCCGAcaccgccccacccccgcccaggcCGTCTAGCTGGCTAGAGCCACAGGACCCTTGAGCAGAGGTCGGGCgggaggcaccctgggaagtctAGGACTCAGCTCTTCCTGTCCAGGTGGGCGGGTCAGACCCCTGGAGACCCCCAGGGGTTCAAGATGGCCCTCCATCCTGTTCGGTGCCCCACGTCTGCGGTGCTGCCAGGCTGGGATGTGCGCTGGCATCCTCGCTGTGGCGGCCACGGGCGGGGGCCTGCGCACGTCCCTCCTCTCACCTCTGTTCTTGTTAttatgtaagatttttttttttaattgtgagatttattttaaagatatgtgTCTTGCTTTCATTGTtaactttcagtattttaaagacaAATCCCTTATCCCACTCAGGATGAGGGAAGATGATCGTTTGCCTTATTGAAGTTCTCGGTGTACATTTCttactgtgttttgtttattttcttgaaaggggtggggggt containing:
- the RREB1 gene encoding ras-responsive element-binding protein 1 isoform X1, with the protein product MTSSSPIGLEGSDLSSINTMMSAVMSVGKVAENGGSPQSVKSPTKPPGPNRIGRRNQETKEEKSSYNCPLCEKVCTTQHQLTMHIRQHNTDTGGADHSCSICGKSLSSASSLDRHMLVHSGERPYKCTVCGQSFTTNGNMHRHMKIHEKDPNSSPAAAPPSPLKRRRLSSKRKLSHDAESEKEDPAPAKKMVEDGPLGDAERKAEEVSHCPLCFKEFVCKYGLETHLETHSDNPLRCDVCCVTFRTHRGLLRHNALVHKQLPRDAVGRPFIQNNPAIPAGFHDLGFTDFSCRKFPRISQAWCETNLRRCISEQHRFVCDTCDKAFPMLSSLALHKQTHMAANQSPDRLQARAPPGNDLDQKVFLAVLGLQHAEDMRPAPAEEPPPDDNQAIQLQALRCQLPQEPGCAGLLSLAPFDAAALGGALAVLPAAADSVKHLALQPFQKGFIIQPDSSIVVKPISGEPAIELADIQQILKMAAAAPPQVGLPPLAKAPSAPLQAVFKHMPPLKPKPLAAPRTVVATSTPPPLVNTQQASPGCVSPSLPPPPLKLLKGPAEAAPAAHLLPPKSGAQLFLQPPRLELPGQAEVKTQLEQDSLLEALLPLSVEAKIKQEIAEGDLKAIVAGPGGKKAPAVRKVLYPCRFCSQVFAFSGVLRAHVRSHLGISPYQCNICDYIAADKAALIRHLRTHSGERPYICKICHYPFTVKANCERHLRKKHLKATRKDIEKNIEYVASSTAELVDTLCSPDTVCRLCGEDLKHYRALRVHMRAHCGRGLGGCPKPRKPFECKECSAAFSAKRNCIHHVLKQHLHVPERDIESYVLAADGLGPADTPAEAPGRADEGERKPLAAFLEPQNGFLPAGPAQPLPAHVAVKVEPANNLAADFNEPLDFSQKGLALIQVKQENAAAFLSPSAPYDCSMEPIDLSIPKNFRRGDKDAAAPGEAKKPEQEPGSSEQASPGPPACPTLPAALGASGPLEKPGVPAAASSAASPLEAAALPLQGPVQLAVPLYSSALVNSSPLLGSSTLGSPALLRPLRPKPPLLLPKPPVTDELPPLASIAQIISSVSSAPTLLKTKVADPGPGGTSGTAAASDGIGGALPKATTDITSPKESSDSPPSANSPEAASPTEQGPAGLSKKRGRKRGTRSRARSSGGVDLDSSGEFASIEKMLATTDTNKFSPFLQSAEDDAQDEVAAAPADHNGPSDDEQGSPPEDRLLRAKRNSYANCLQKINCPHCSRVFPWASSLQRHMLTHTGQKPFPCQKCGAFFSTKSNCERHQLRKHGVTACSLRRNGLIPQSKESDGARDSTDSQSDAEASAAGSEVLDLTARELPAPTPEGASEPSPAAAPAPEDPPRGAQEEAEQVAAEEDVHPEEEDAQPTEEEEGEEECAEEEPAEAADGPEEDTVSNKSLDLNLASTLMGFKLAEGEAGAQDHKHACHVCGKSFKFLATLSRHRKAHDREEPSDESAPPREHEGPHPADPEPPAPEPPAEVEATPDAPAEKQSEAAEGPSDADGDGEGPAEKIPLEKSDDDKKPKTDTPRSAASKADKRKKVCSVCSKRFWSLQDLTRHMRSHTGERPYKCQTCERTFTLKHSLVRHQRVHQKARHAKRHGRDSDREERAEEDSESESAHSGAHPVSEGEGDAGLHTSAHVALTRSRRESLAAKDAGRREERAAARTAGASQAAAGRSTPRASAAGSPLEPAPQGDPGRESPAGLLQDLLELPGRRPAHPLLPTADSAALLGLE
- the RREB1 gene encoding ras-responsive element-binding protein 1 isoform X2; this translates as MTSSSPIGLEGSDLSSINTMMSAVMSVGKVAENGGSPQSVKSPTKPPGPNRIGRRNQETKEEKSSYNCPLCEKVCTTQHQLTMHIRQHNTDTGGADHSCSICGKSLSSASSLDRHMLVHSGERPYKCTVCGQSFTTNGNMHRHMKIHEKDPNSSPAAAPPSPLKRRRLSSKRKLSHDAESEKEDPAPAKKMVEDGPLGDAERKAEEVSHCPLCFKEFVCKYGLETHLETHSDNPLRCDVCCVTFRTHRGLLRHNALVHKQLPRDAVGRPFIQNNPAIPAGFHDLGFTDFSCRKFPRISQAWCETNLRRCISEQHRFVCDTCDKAFPMLSSLALHKQTHMAANQSPDRLQARAPPGNDLDQKVFLAVLGLQHAEDMRPAPAEEPPPDDNQAIQLQALRCQLPQEPGCAGLLSLAPFDAAALGGALAVLPAAADSVKHLALQPFQKGFIIQPDSSIVVKPISGEPAIELADIQQILKMAAAAPPQVGLPPLAKAPSAPLQAVFKHMPPLKPKPLAAPRTVVATSTPPPLVNTQQASPGCVSPSLPPPPLKLLKGPAEAAPAAHLLPPKSGAQLFLQPPRLELPGQAEVKTQLEQDSLLEALLPLSVEAKIKQEIAEGDLKAIVAGPGGKKAPAVRKVLYPCRFCSQVFAFSGVLRAHVRSHLGISPYQCNICDYIAADKAALIRHLRTHSGERPYICKICHYPFTVKANCERHLRKKHLKATRKDIEKNIEYVASSTAELVDTLCSPDTVCRLCGEDLKHYRALRVHMRAHCGRGLGGCPKPRKPFECKECSAAFSAKRNCIHHVLKQHLHVPERDIESYVLAADGLGPADTPAEAPGRADEGERKPLAAFLEPQNGFLPAGPAQPLPAHVAVKVEPANNLAADFNEPLDFSQKGLALIQVKQENAAAFLSPSAPYDCSMEPIDLSIPKNFRRGDKDAAAPGEAKKPEQEPGSSEQASPGPPACPTLPAALGASGPLEKPGVPAAASSAASPLEAAALPLQGPVQLAVPLYSSALVNSSPLLGSSTLGSPALLRPLRPKPPLLLPKPPVTDELPPLASIAQIISSVSSAPTLLKTKVADPGPGGTSGTAAASDGIGGALPKATTDITSPKESSDSPPSANSPEAASPTEQGPAGLSKKRGRKRGTRSRARSSGGVDLDSSGEFASIEKMLATTDTNKFSPFLQSAEDDAQDEVAAAPADHNGPSDDEQGSPPEDRLLRAKRNSYANCLQKINCPHCSRVFPWASSLQRHMLTHTDSQSDAEASAAGSEVLDLTARELPAPTPEGASEPSPAAAPAPEDPPRGAQEEAEQVAAEEDVHPEEEDAQPTEEEEGEEECAEEEPAEAADGPEEDTVSNKSLDLNLASTLMGFKLAEGEAGAQDHKHACHVCGKSFKFLATLSRHRKAHDREEPSDESAPPREHEGPHPADPEPPAPEPPAEVEATPDAPAEKQSEAAEGPSDADGDGEGPAEKIPLEKSDDDKKPKTDTPRSAASKADKRKKVCSVCSKRFWSLQDLTRHMRSHTGERPYKCQTCERTFTLKHSLVRHQRVHQKARHAKRHGRDSDREERAEEDSESESAHSGAHPVSEGEGDAGLHTSAHVALTRSRRESLAAKDAGRREERAAARTAGASQAAAGRSTPRASAAGSPLEPAPQGDPGRESPAGLLQDLLELPGRRPAHPLLPTADSAALLGLE